The Fimbriimonadaceae bacterium nucleotide sequence TCGAGGTCGAATACTTCGATGACGACCATCCTGAGTTCGAACCCGATGTCCTTGGCGCGTACGACTTCTCACGGGACAAGATGTTTGTTCGCGAATCGATCGCGCACGAGGGTCGACGTAGGTTTACGTGGGCCCATGAATACGGCCACTACATTCTCCACAAGCCCCATTTTTTGCAGGGAGTCTTCGACTTCTACACAGAGTCGTCAAAGGCAGTCGTTCAGTTGCACCGGGGCGCGGGGGGCACCCGCAACAAACTGGAGTGGCAGGCAAACATGTTTGCGAGCCACATTCTGATGCCGACCGCGCACGTATCCCAACTGTTCCCAAGTGGGTGGACATCGATTGAGGAAGCAGCCAGGATGCTCTCCAGCGAAGCTAATGTCAGCCTCCAGTCGGCACGCATTCGCCTTGAGAACTTCAACAGAAAATGATTCCGACAACCCTTGACACGGCCGAAACGTCTGGTATAGTTGTGCAGTGCGCACTGAACACGTTACACTCAGAGAGGATAGATCGTGTGAGGTTGATTGCGGCTCAATGGCAATA carries:
- a CDS encoding ImmA/IrrE family metallo-endopeptidase, with translation MATEFDPVPACFCGVQFLPVARLERIVRDKLVRFERETGTRPALPIDIEALVEIMEKIEVEYFDDDHPEFEPDVLGAYDFSRDKMFVRESIAHEGRRRFTWAHEYGHYILHKPHFLQGVFDFYTESSKAVVQLHRGAGGTRNKLEWQANMFASHILMPTAHVSQLFPSGWTSIEEAARMLSSEANVSLQSARIRLENFNRK